A DNA window from Leishmania panamensis strain MHOM/PA/94/PSC-1 chromosome 27 sequence contains the following coding sequences:
- a CDS encoding branched-chain amino acid aminotransferase, putative (TriTrypDB/GeneDB-style sysID: LpmP.27.2030), whose translation MFLSRLWRQGSAACDSKAPVASFTAAALTKKLVTNPPPLPPMKGVAFGTVFSPHMVLIDYEDGKWGAPQIVPFANFSFPPQTSCLHYATQCFDGMKVYADIGDITKVSKGEKLGKQNLRLFRPDRHVARLNDSMHALCFPGFDEAEMLKIITEFVRTEKNYVPKEHGYSLYLRPAAIGTAACLGATPSRSVRLFVIASPVGPYYPLPEGHSDGVIIKPVSLLVEETRKRAWPGGTGGRKVGANYAGPLLVQDEAKARGYNQVLWLGAQDEVQEAGFMNFCTMWKTKEGKTELVTAPLDGTILPGVTRDSILELARSWGEFEVSVRPYYVSELIEALQEGRVIECFGCGTALVVSPVNMLAYRGKEYSVPFPAQSYASRFLQAIIDIQYGKTPSPWSVKIEA comes from the coding sequence ATGTTCCTTAGCCGACTTTGGCGCCAGGGTAGCGCGGCGTGTGACAGCAAGGCCCCTGTCGCCTCCTttacggctgctgcgcttaCCAAGAAGCTGGTGACCaacccaccgccgctgccgccgatgAAGGGGGTCGCCTTCGGCACCGTCTTCAGCCCGCACATGGTTCTCATTGACTACGAGGACGGCAAGTGGGGTGCGCCGCAGATCGTTCCTTTCGCCAACTTTTCGTTTCCACCGCAGACGTCGTGCCTGCACTACGCTACACAGTGCTTTGATGGAATGAAGGTGTATGCGGACATTGGTGACATCACGAAGGTCTCGAAGGGTGAGAAGCTGGGGAAGCAGAACCTGCGCCTGTTCCGCCCTGACAGGCATGTTGCTCGCCTCAACGACAGCATGCACGCCCTGTGCTTCCCCGGCTTTGACGAGGCAGAAATGCTGAAGATCATCACAGAGTTTGTGAGGACAGAGAAGAATTACGTGCCGAAGGAACACGGCTACTCCCTGTACTTGCGCCCGGCTGCGATCGGTACTGCAGCTTGCCTCGGCGCCACTCCCTCAAGGTCTGTGCGTCTCTTCGTGATTGCCTCGCCCGTGGGGCCGTACTACCCGCTTCCAGAGGGCCACTCGGATGGGGTGATCATCAAGCCTGTGAGCCTGCTCGTGGAGGAGACGCGCAAGCGCGCGTGGCCTGGAGGTACGGGAGGCAGAAAAGTGGGTGCCAACTACGCTGGCCCGCTGCTGGTTCAGGACGAGGCGAAAGCTCGGGGCTACAATCAGGTGTTGTGGCTCGGTGCCCAGGATGAGGTGCAGGAGGCCGGCTTTATGAACTTCTGTACAATGTGGAAGACGAAGGAGGGCAAGACGGAGCTGGTCACCGCACCACTGGACGGGACGATCCTGCCCGGCGTGACGCGCGACTCGATCCTGGAGCTTGCCCGCTCGTGGGGCGAATTCGAGGTGTCTGTGCGTCCGTACTACGTGTCTGAGCTGatagaggcgctgcaggagggtCGCGTGATTGAGTGCTTCGGATGCGGCACGGCCCTCGTCGTGTCTCCCGTCAACATGCTTGCCTACCGCGGCAAGGAGTACAGCGTACCGTTCCCTGCGCAGAGCTACGCGAGTCGTTTCCTGCAGGCGATTATAGACATCCAGTACGGCAAAACGCCTAGCCCATGGTCCGTGAAGATCGAGGCTtaa
- a CDS encoding hypothetical protein (TriTrypDB/GeneDB-style sysID: LpmP.27.2040) — translation MSRQGYHNYDDEENESWWIPPKRAYRSFGPFRVVSTLMVAVAIALIAFGLACAVMFVAEVAEEHPSRAKWTLRALISFNVIVHVSIFIVDQMSWWRSLLSLFVNVLYLRVMRTFPFVSGVNNLLVLGTILAVLVESAMWYWYALRLMYYTSALLIMGFFLLLWLVPIGLLSSCVMEDDRLPGGVGAGGIYSSGLSAPSVGDSPAANPMAGGRRRRTVLHRLADLVSNT, via the coding sequence ATGAGCCGACAAGGCTACCACAACTACGACGATGAGGAGAATGAATCTTGGTGGATACCTCCGAAGCGCGCATACAGGTCGTTCGGACCATTCCGCGTCGTCTCCACGCTGATGGTGGCCGTCGCTATTGCCCTCATCGCCTTCGGCCTCGCGTGTGCCGTGATGTTCGTAGCCGAAGTTGCGGAAGAGCACCCGTCGCGCGCCAAGTGGACTCTTCGTGCGCTCATTTCCTTCAACGTTATCGTGCACGTGTCTATTTTTATTGTGGATCAGATGAGTTGGTGGCGCTCGTTGCTGAGCCTCTTCGTGAATGTGCTTTACCTGCGGGTCATGCGCACCTTCCCTTTTGTGTCGGGCGTGAACAACCTGCTCGTGCTGGGGACGATTCTGGCGGTATTGGTGGAGAGCGCCATGTGGTACTGGTATGCGCTACGACTTATGTATTATACGTCCGCGCTGCTGATTATGGGCTTCTTCCTCCTGTTGTGGCTCGTTCCAATCGggctgctgtcgtcgtgTGTTATGGAGGATGATCGGCTGCCgggcggcgttggcgcggGGGGGATATACAGTAGTGGTCTCAGCGCCCCATCCGTCGGCGACTCACCCGCGGCGAACCCAATGGCGGGTGGGCGTCGGAGACGCACCGTCCTCCATCGCCTAGCGGACTTGGTTAGCAACACCTAA
- a CDS encoding ribonucleoside-diphosphate reductase small chain, putative (TriTrypDB/GeneDB-style sysID: LpmP.27.2050), with the protein MSSTEANGTAAAKRPREEDAEVEVACTSMDGAAADVAKTEDLVIKPIATGAEVLLADKVAEGTNAEEEPLQQENPFRYVLFPIQYHDIWRKYKEQESCIWTVEEIDLGNDMKDWVALNDGERHFIKHVLAFFAGSDGIVVENLAQRFMSDVKVPEARAFYGFQLMMENIHSETYSVLLDTYITDSEEKLRLLHAIQTIPCIQKKAEWAVRWIGSSASFQERLIGFAAVEGVFFSGSFCALFWLKKRGLMPGLTFSNELISRDEGLHTDFACLLYNSHIKHKLPRERVLEIIVDAVNIEREFICDALPVRLIGMNAELMEQYIEFVADRLLVSLGEEKHYNATQPFDFMEMISLQGKTNFFEKKVGEYQKAGVMSAEGTSKKFSLSEDF; encoded by the coding sequence ATGTCGTCTACCGAAGCCAACGggacggctgctgcgaagcGTCcgcgcgaggaggatgcAGAAGTGGAAGTGGCTTGCACGTCGATGGACGGCGCGGCCGCCGACGTTGCCAAGACGGAGGATCTCGTCATAAAGCCAATCGCGACcggcgccgaggtgctgctggcggacaAGGTTGCCGAGGGGACgaacgcggaggaggagccgctgcagcaggagaaccCGTTCCGCTACGTTCTCTTCCCCATCCAGTACCACGATATCTGGCGCAAGTACAAGGAGCAGGAGAGCTGCATCTGGACGGTAGAGGAGATCGACCTGGGCAACGACATGAAGGACTGGGTGGCGCTGAACGACGGGGAACGGCACTTTATCAAGCACGTGCTCGCTTTCTTCGCCGGGAGCGACGGCATCGTCGTCGAGAATCTTGCCCAGCGTTTCATGAGCGACGTGAAGGTGCCGGAGGCGCGCGCGTTCTACGGATTCCAGCTGATGATGGAGAACATCCACTCAGAGACATACTCTGTGCTACTGGACACGTACATCAcagacagcgaggagaagctgcggctgctgcacgcgaTCCAGACGATCCCATGCATCCAGAAGAAGGCGGAGTGGGCCGTGCGGTGGATTGGGAGCAGCGCGAGCTTCCAGGAGCGGCTGATCGGCTTTGCCGCAGTGGAGGGCGTCTTCTTTTCCGGATCCTTCTGCGCGCTGTTCTGGCTGAAGAAGCGCGGTCTGATGCCGGGGTTGACGTTCAGCAACGAGCTCATCTCGCGCGACGAGGGCCTACACACGGACTTCGCGTGTCTGCTGTACAACTCGCACATCAAGCACAAACTGCCGCGCGAGCGCGTGCTGGAGATCATTGTGGATGCGGTGAACATCGAACGCGAGTTCATCTGTGACGCGCTTCCGGTGCGGCTGATTGGCATGAATGCTGAGCTGATGGAGCAGTACATTGAGTTCGTCGCGGACCGGCTGCTTGTGTCGCTGGGCGAGGAGAAGCACTACAACGCGACTCAGCCCTTTGACTTCATGGAGATGATCTCGCTGCAGGGCAAAACGAACTTCTTTGAGAAGAAGGTGGGCGAGTACCAGAAGGCCGGCGTGATGAGCGCGGAGGGGACGTCGAAGAAGTTCTCCCTCTCAGAGGACTTCTAA
- a CDS encoding hypothetical protein (TriTrypDB/GeneDB-style sysID: LpmP.27.2060): protein MGQQRGKKAAPSKSAAVDATTSVLDPSPFFSLGCATFTDAVAIAKVVSVVLPQHHLRDRSILHATLLKKLLHRTYEPSAEDLAQQELSQQEAHNGGKPDHSAHSSLDSYAAPTSPSSSSTPYVIVHIKSAEVHADTALQVNPRGDVQVNIMVTLVAARLQHGICAGVSEASPFTSCMQVRVPTVAVPAAVAARGNADDVAALLLGGASVSGTDNVSQEDKEVEPSSGDAAVNASTPAAAAAAAAAKHKCRTDIPENEQLRVTARCLEDESIVPGQAVLLISEPAAMRCIGIRPPRAAPGPFFFTERTPPSAQSSSGAAADEAEATPKRRARKSRASAGGTYGARPARRIVAIECAIPERGGEGDAAAGIRKGSHKRPRTSLNSS, encoded by the coding sequence atggggcagcagcgggggaagaaagcagcgccgtccaAGTCAGCCGCGGTGGATGCGACTACAAGTGTGCTTGACCCGTCGCCGTTCTTTTCTCTAGGCTGCGCTACTTTCAccgacgccgtcgccatcgccaaGGTCGTCTCCGTCGTGCTTCCACAACACCACTTGCGTGACCGCAGCATCCTGCATGCGACACTGCTGAAgaagctgctccaccgcacTTACGAGCCATCCGCAGAGGACCTCGCTCAACAGGAGCTCTCGCAGCAGGAGGCCCACAATGGCGGCAAGCCAGACCACAGTGCACACAGCTCACTTGATAGTTATGCGGCTCCGACGTCACCATCCTCTTCGTCGACGCCTTACGTGATTGTTCACATCAAGTCCGCCGAGGTCCACGCTGACACGGCTCTTCAGGTGAACCCACGCGGTGATGTGCAGGTGAACATAATGGTAACTCTTGTCGCAGCACGTCTCCAGCACGGGATCTGCGCCGGTGTCTCGGAGGCGTCACCGTTCACGTCATGCATGCAAGTGCGGGTGCCGACAGTGGCCgtgcctgcagcggtggcagccaGGGGCAACGCAGATGACGTGGCAGCATTGCTGCTCGGGGGTGCTTCGGTGTCCGGCACCGACAATGTGTCGCAGGAGgacaaggaggtggagccgagcagcggtgacgcagCTGTCAATGCCTCCACtccagccgccgctgctgctgctgctgctgcgaagcaCAAGTGCCGCACTGACATCCCCGAAaatgagcagctgcgcgtgacAGCGCGGTGCCTTGAGGACGAGTCGATCGTACCAGGACAAGCAGTCCTGCTCATCTCTGAGCCGGCTGCCATGCGTTGCATCGGTATCCGCCCACCGCGTGCGGCACCAGGCCCATTTTTCTTCACCGAAAGGACACCGCCGTCAGCGCAGTCCTCCAgcggggcggcagcagacgagGCCGAGGCGACACCGAAGAGGCGAGCGCGCAAGTCGCGCGCCTCCGCCGGCGGCACATATGGCGCTAGACCAGCGCGTCGCATCGTGGCCATCGAGTGCGCCATCccggagagaggtggggagggcgatgcagcggcaggcaTCCGTAAGGGCTCGCATAAGCGACCACGCACTTCATTGAATTCATCATGA